The Streptomyces noursei ATCC 11455 sequence GTCCGCCTCCTCGCGCACATGGCCCCACATCGCCGCCAGCGGCCGGCTACCCGTCAGACTCCCCCGGGCCGTACGGGAAGAGCCGGGCCCAACGGCCTGATCGAGCCCCTGACCCAGCGTGAACTCGACGTCGTACGCCTCGTCGCGCGCGGCCGCACCAACGAGGAACTGTCCACCGAGCTCTACGTCACCCTGTCCACGGTCAAAACCCATCTCGGCGACATCCAACGCAAGCTCGCGACCCGCAACCGCGTCGAGATCGCTGCCTGGGCCTGGGAGAACGGAATCTGCACCGGCGACCAGGGCTGACGGTCAGGGCCACCCCTCTCCTTCGGCTTCGGTGGCCACCACGTCATCCCCGCCATCGCTTCCTGGCGCTCTGGCCCCTCGGGCCGGTCATGGACGAGGAGGCGCCGGGTAGTTGTGCGGATTCCGGCGCCGGCGGTGCAGGTCCGGCAGTCGTGGCCGACCTCGCCCGTCAGGTGGACGCAGGCCCGGGACCAGCCCGTCACCCGGCGGCTGGAAAGGCCGTCCCCTGTCTGGTCACTCGGTGGACGGGCGCATACTCCCCCTTCGGTTCCTTGGCAGACTCAACCGGACGGCGTGACCGGGACCCACCTGCCGAGCCACTGCTCGGCGCCCCAGGCATCGAACCGCTCCACCTCGGTGAACCCCAGCTTCGCCGCGAGACGCATCGAGCCGACGTTGGCGGTCTGGGTGGTGAGCACCACCGGCTCGCCGGGAAGCACGCCGGCGAGCCAGCCGAGTGCCGCCGCGCACGCCTCGGCGGCGTACCCGAATCCCCACGCCCGCGGCAGGAACAGGTAGCCGAGATCGACCTTCCCCACGGCAGCCGGGCGACGGTGCCCCGTTGCTCTCCTGAGCAGGATCTGGCCGATCATCGACCCGTCGAGATCGACAACGAAGCTCCCGGGCCACCGCGCGGGCGCCCCGGGCATCTCGCGCTCAAGCTCATCACGCGGCCGGGGACCGCCGAGGTGGGTGTGCACCTCTGGCGAGGCGAGCAGCTCGACAAACGCCGCGCGGTCCCGGCTCTCGGGCTCACGCAGCGTGAGCCTCTCGGTCCTGATCGGCTCGGGCGGCCACGTCACGGGGCCCAGATCTTCCATCCGCGCACGCTAACAGGCGGTCGCACCAACCGAACGGAAAACCTCCAACTCCCGTCAGAGGACACCGAAGTGCGGTGAGGGGCACGGGCCTGGCCCGGGCGGCCGTGCGTCGTGACGGTCCGTCGGACGGATCACTGCCGTGCCCGCCAGGCTGCGAACAGTCCTGCCGCCGCTCCGCTGATCACGCAGAAGCCGGGGCCCTTCACCAGGACGTACACGGTCGCGCACACACCCAGCAGGACCGTCAGGGCGAGGAGATCGAGCGCCCCGAGGTCAGTCCGGTGTCACCCGGTCTGCAACAGCTCGCGTACGTCCTGCCAGTCACGGTCGATTGCCGCCACCCGTTCGTGGTCGGTCATGGCCGTCAGCATGGCGGTGACGTGTGCGGGGTCCAGTGCCTGTGGTGGGAACCGGTCGCGGCCCGGGACCGGGGAACGGCCGCGGACGTGTTCGATGACCAGCACGTGGTGCCGGTTGTCGGCGGCGATGAGGGCGGGAACCGGCGCTGGCGGGGGTGTCGCGGCGAAGGTCTGGTAGGCGTCGATCTCCGTGCTGAACTTCTCGGCCCACAGGGGTTCCGGGGCTGTCAGCAGTTTCGTGACGGCCGGTCCACCCTCGCAGTCCCCCGCGATGAGCAGGGACTTGTCGGTTCGGGAGAGGAATGCCGTGGGACGGAAGT is a genomic window containing:
- a CDS encoding GNAT family N-acetyltransferase — translated: MEDLGPVTWPPEPIRTERLTLREPESRDRAAFVELLASPEVHTHLGGPRPRDELEREMPGAPARWPGSFVVDLDGSMIGQILLRRATGHRRPAAVGKVDLGYLFLPRAWGFGYAAEACAAALGWLAGVLPGEPVVLTTQTANVGSMRLAAKLGFTEVERFDAWGAEQWLGRWVPVTPSG